Proteins encoded together in one candidate division WOR-3 bacterium window:
- the dprA gene encoding DNA-processing protein DprA, whose product MKSRDFFFDLYAIPGMTEFRLKNLLARFGSPEMILGAEFDELVKVEGVNEKLADLIVSYQRSPELQRRIDEAQRLEIKVVSYLDDDYPGNLKGVAHMPPVLFIRGEISKDDQRAVAVVGTRAPSFYGAQVAKRLAQEFARNGVTVVSGLARGVDTLAHRGVLEAGGRTIAVLGCGIDVYYPPENRPLFEAIVKQGAVVSEYPLGMEPLAMNFPKRNRVISALSKAVVAVEAGEKSGVLNTCAWAREQGREVFAVPGRMGDERSLGTNRLIRNGAKIVTDASDVLEWLGIKVQEEVRATIPVADDEKPVLKVIDSEPKHIDEIGELVGMPMAELLNLLFQLEVKGLVKQLPGKFYVRGD is encoded by the coding sequence GTGAAAAGTAGGGATTTTTTCTTTGACCTGTACGCAATACCCGGGATGACCGAATTTCGGCTGAAGAATCTTTTGGCACGCTTCGGCAGTCCCGAGATGATTTTAGGTGCGGAGTTTGATGAGTTGGTGAAGGTGGAAGGTGTCAATGAAAAACTGGCAGACCTGATTGTGTCTTATCAGCGTTCGCCTGAGCTCCAGCGACGAATCGATGAGGCGCAACGGTTAGAGATTAAGGTTGTCAGTTATCTTGATGATGATTATCCGGGAAACCTAAAAGGGGTGGCGCATATGCCACCGGTGCTGTTTATCCGAGGAGAAATCAGTAAAGATGACCAACGGGCAGTGGCGGTTGTGGGAACGAGAGCGCCTTCCTTTTATGGCGCCCAGGTTGCAAAACGACTGGCTCAGGAGTTCGCCCGCAACGGTGTTACTGTGGTCAGCGGCTTGGCACGGGGTGTCGATACCCTGGCACATCGAGGAGTGCTCGAAGCCGGGGGCAGGACGATTGCGGTTCTGGGGTGTGGAATTGATGTGTATTATCCGCCCGAAAATCGTCCGTTGTTTGAAGCGATTGTAAAACAGGGCGCGGTGGTGAGTGAGTATCCATTGGGAATGGAACCGCTGGCGATGAATTTTCCCAAACGTAATCGAGTGATCTCGGCGCTTTCGAAGGCGGTAGTCGCAGTGGAAGCCGGAGAAAAATCAGGGGTTTTGAATACCTGCGCCTGGGCAAGAGAGCAGGGCCGGGAGGTTTTTGCGGTTCCGGGTAGGATGGGCGATGAGCGCAGCCTGGGTACGAATCGATTGATTCGAAATGGGGCAAAGATCGTCACTGATGCCAGCGATGTGCTGGAATGGTTAGGAATAAAAGTACAAGAGGAAGTGCGGGCTACGATTCCGGTTGCGGATGATGAAAAGCCGGTGTTAAAGGTGATTGACTCAGAGCCGAAGCACATAGACGAAATCGGCGAATTGGTAGGGATGCCGATGGCGGAACTTTTAAACCTTTTGTTTCAATTAGAGGTCAAGGGGTTAGTAAAACAGTTACCGGGTAAGTTTTATGTCCGGGGAGATTAG